The segment TTCAGAGAATTGCTTCTTTATTGGGATTGACAGATAGAGGTGACGATGCTCACCTCTACGAACCTCACAAAAAAGTGCTGCCACCAGGAGCCGGATTAGTTGTCCGCAGGCAAATATGGCTGGAAAATGTTCCCAAGCAACTTATGCTTGGGCCAAAAGGTGAGGATGCGATCGCGCAAAGAGGAGAAGACTTAGAAGCATTATTATATATTCAAACAGCAGGATGGCAAATTTGGTATAACCCCAAAATGCTCATTTACCATCGCATTCCCCGCCAGCGCTTAGAAAAAGACTATCTAATTAAAATATGCCGCCAAACTGGACTCTCCCGTTATCATACGCGGATGCTCAGCGTCAAAACATGGCAACGCCCTCTTGCTTTGTTAGCTTATATGCTCAATGATGTTCGCAAAATTCTCTTCCACTTAGCTAAATATAAAACAGCAATTCGTAACGATATAGTAGTTGCTTGTCAGATGGAGCTTTACATTGCCAGCCTTATAAGTCCTTTCTACATCTGGAAAAGATATTTACAAAAATAGATAATTAATGTTATATTCATTAACAACTCTCTGCTAATTTAAAGTCAATATCATCAACCTCCCAACCGTGGACTTTACCGTAGCTATTTGCACTTATAACGGCGCTCAGCGTGTACCCGAAGTCTTAGACCAACTGCAAAAGCAAGTTGGCACAGAGGGTATTGAGTGGGAAGTGCTAGTGGTTGATAACAACAGTAACGACAATACTGGGGCGGTGGTTTTTCACTATGCAAAAGAATGGCGTCAAGATAGCCATCTGAGATACATATTCGAGCCTAGACAAGGCCAATCCTATGCTCGCAGTCGGGCGGTACAGGAAGCAGGAAGCAGCGATTTCATCGGATTTTTGGATGATGATAACCTACCGGCAGAAAACTGGGTAGCCGAAGCATACCACTTTGGTAGAGAACACCCTAAAGTGGGAGCCTATGGGGGCATTATTCATGCCAAATTGGATGAACCAGCCCCCCCTTATTTTGACCAAATTAAGGGATATTTAACTATTTACAACCGTGGTTCCGTTGCTTTTTGCTATGAACGTTCAGCGAAACCTCGCCGCATTCCTGCCGCACCAGGATCGGTAATCCGCAAAGAGGCGTGGCAAGAATGCGTTCCGCCACCGGAGAAGCTATTAATTAAGGGTAGAGACGAGAAAACAATGGCTGCCGGTGAAGATGCAGAAGTAATGTTCTATATTCAAAATAGTAAATGGGAACTCTGGCACAATCCCAAAATGGAAATCTGGCATCACATTCCCCCCCATCGGCTAGAAAAATCATATCTGCTCAAGCTCGCTCGTGGCTATGGCCTTTCCAATAATCTTACCCGCGTTGCTCGGTTTTCGCGATCGCAGCGACCTCTACTGCCCTTTTTGTTGCCATTCTATACTTTTCGGGACAGCATCAAACTCTTGATTCACTATCTGCGATATAAAAATATTATTCAAAGTGATTTTGGCAAAGCTTGCGAATTACAGTTAAAAATAGGTCAGTTATATAGTCCTTATCTTAAACTTTATCAAAAATCATGAATATAGCTTATATTACTGAATTTGATGTCAAAGCAGTAGATAAATCTACTTGGCGAAAAAGCCAATTAGGCCACTGGGGAAGATGCTATTACATAGCTAAAACTCTTGAAGATAAGTTTACAAATATTCAGTACATCGGGCCTTTAGCAAAAAAGAATGCGCTATTACCAAAGCTTAAATTACCTTTATATTCTGAAGTTTTCAAGCAAACTTACCATGCTTGGGCTGACCCTATTTTCAACAAAGATTACGCCAGTCAAATTGAGAAGAAAATATCATATTTTAAGTCAGATATTGTATTTTCTCCAGACATTAATTTTCTGGCATACCTAAATTGTAAACATCCCATCGTTTTATGGGTAGATACACTTTACGCAGGCTTAATAGATTATTATGCTGATTTTAGCAATCTCTGTCGAGAAACTAAGCAGCACTTAACTACTATGGACAAGCTCGCTTTAGATAAATGTACTTTGCTTATATTTTCATCTGAATGGACTGCCAAAACAGCGATTGAAAAATACCAAATCGATCCGTCTAAAATAAAAATAGTTCCTTTTGGAGCCAATATTGAATGCGAGAGAACCATCGACGATATCAATATTATAGTCAAAGCCAGACCTGAAAACCTATGTAAGTTATTATTTATTGGCGTTGATTGGTTCAGGAAAGGTGGTAATGTAGCGCTTGAGGTAGCCAAAGAATTAAATAGGTCAGGCATAAACACGGAGTTAACTATAGTGGGTTGCCAAGCGATCGCAAGCGAACCACTACCCAGCTTCGTCAAATCTCTAGGATTTATCGATAAATCTAACAAAGAAGGTGCTGATAAGCTGAGTAAATTATTAGTAGAATCCCATTTTTTTATCTTACCTTCACGCGCAGAGTGTTACGGCCATGTTTTTTGTGAAGCCAATTCTTTTGGGGTTCCTTGTTTAGCAACAGATGTCGGTGGAATACCAAGTATTATTAGAGATGATTTGAATGGCAAGGCTTTTTCAATTAAGGCTAATATTTCGGATTACTCCAATTACATTGCTGATTTGATGAATAATTATAGAGAGTATGAAAAGCTAGCTATATCATCATTTAATGAGTATCAAACACGATTAAATTGGTCTGTTGCAGGTCAAACTGTTAAAAACCTATTGAGGGAGTTGATATAACTTGTGAAAATTGCTTATGTAACAACTTATGATGTTTTGAAGAGTTCGACTTGGCCTAAACATCAAGTAGGACTTTGCGGGGCTGGTTATTACATCTCGCAAAATTTACAAAATCAATCTATTTCACTTGACTACATCAACTCTTTCAAAAAGAACTATGCACTAATAACTAGATCGAAGTGGAGTTTTTATCGATATTTACTGAAAAAAGATTACTACCGCTGGGCAGAACCATTAGTGCTGAAAGATTATGCAGATCAAATTTTCCAACAGTTGTCTAATTTTAACTCGGACATAGTGCTTTGTCCAGAAAATGCGATGCCGATCGCCCATCTCGAATGCAAACAACCGATCGTTTTGTGGACAGACTCAACCATAGCAGCGTTGATTGACTTATATCCTTATTTGAGCAATCTTTGCAGTGAAACACAGAGAAATATATATGCCTTGGAGAAATCTGCATTCGATAGATGTAAATTGGTGATATTTTCATCGGA is part of the Argonema galeatum A003/A1 genome and harbors:
- the hpsE gene encoding hormogonium polysaccharide biosynthesis glycosyltransferase HpsE, with translation MLDFTVAIPTYNGESRLPDVLERLRSQIKTETFSWQVIVVDNNSTDNTKKVVEEYQKNWPVAYPLKYCFEPQQGLCFARQRAVEEAKGKFIGFIDDDNLPTSEWVAEAYAFGKASDDVGAYGSRIYAEFEVSPPENFQRIASLLGLTDRGDDAHLYEPHKKVLPPGAGLVVRRQIWLENVPKQLMLGPKGEDAIAQRGEDLEALLYIQTAGWQIWYNPKMLIYHRIPRQRLEKDYLIKICRQTGLSRYHTRMLSVKTWQRPLALLAYMLNDVRKILFHLAKYKTAIRNDIVVACQMELYIASLISPFYIWKRYLQK
- the hpsE gene encoding hormogonium polysaccharide biosynthesis glycosyltransferase HpsE; translated protein: MDFTVAICTYNGAQRVPEVLDQLQKQVGTEGIEWEVLVVDNNSNDNTGAVVFHYAKEWRQDSHLRYIFEPRQGQSYARSRAVQEAGSSDFIGFLDDDNLPAENWVAEAYHFGREHPKVGAYGGIIHAKLDEPAPPYFDQIKGYLTIYNRGSVAFCYERSAKPRRIPAAPGSVIRKEAWQECVPPPEKLLIKGRDEKTMAAGEDAEVMFYIQNSKWELWHNPKMEIWHHIPPHRLEKSYLLKLARGYGLSNNLTRVARFSRSQRPLLPFLLPFYTFRDSIKLLIHYLRYKNIIQSDFGKACELQLKIGQLYSPYLKLYQKS
- a CDS encoding glycosyltransferase family 4 protein; this encodes MNIAYITEFDVKAVDKSTWRKSQLGHWGRCYYIAKTLEDKFTNIQYIGPLAKKNALLPKLKLPLYSEVFKQTYHAWADPIFNKDYASQIEKKISYFKSDIVFSPDINFLAYLNCKHPIVLWVDTLYAGLIDYYADFSNLCRETKQHLTTMDKLALDKCTLLIFSSEWTAKTAIEKYQIDPSKIKIVPFGANIECERTIDDINIIVKARPENLCKLLFIGVDWFRKGGNVALEVAKELNRSGINTELTIVGCQAIASEPLPSFVKSLGFIDKSNKEGADKLSKLLVESHFFILPSRAECYGHVFCEANSFGVPCLATDVGGIPSIIRDDLNGKAFSIKANISDYSNYIADLMNNYREYEKLAISSFNEYQTRLNWSVAGQTVKNLLRELI